The following proteins are encoded in a genomic region of Sorangiineae bacterium MSr12523:
- a CDS encoding YebC/PmpR family DNA-binding transcriptional regulator codes for MSGHSKWATIKHKKGALDAKRGKLFTKLIKELTVAARMGGGDPGGNPRLRKAISDAKGQSMPNDTIQRAVKRGTGEIEGAAYEEVLYEGTGPGGTLFLVEGMTDNRNRTVAEIRKIFEKHNGVLGGGGTAGWAFERKGVIQIGKPDANEDQLMEIAVGAGAEDYSDQGEEWHVTSPPEALHGVVEALEKSKIAVKGSQLSYLPKTKKPISGRDAEVALNLAETLDDHDDVQNVYADFDVSDEELARIAQA; via the coding sequence ATGAGCGGCCATTCCAAGTGGGCCACCATCAAGCACAAGAAGGGCGCACTCGACGCCAAGCGCGGCAAGCTTTTCACCAAGCTCATTAAGGAGCTCACCGTCGCTGCCCGCATGGGCGGTGGCGATCCTGGCGGCAACCCCCGCCTCCGAAAAGCCATTTCCGACGCCAAAGGGCAGTCGATGCCGAACGACACGATCCAACGCGCCGTGAAACGCGGCACGGGCGAGATCGAGGGCGCGGCCTACGAAGAGGTTCTTTACGAGGGCACCGGCCCTGGCGGAACGCTGTTCCTGGTCGAAGGCATGACCGACAACCGCAATCGCACCGTGGCCGAGATCCGCAAGATCTTCGAGAAGCACAACGGTGTTCTCGGCGGCGGCGGCACGGCCGGGTGGGCCTTCGAGCGCAAGGGCGTGATCCAGATCGGCAAGCCCGACGCCAACGAGGATCAATTGATGGAGATCGCCGTCGGCGCGGGCGCCGAGGACTACTCCGATCAGGGCGAAGAGTGGCACGTGACCTCGCCCCCCGAGGCTCTCCACGGTGTGGTCGAGGCCCTCGAGAAGTCGAAGATCGCCGTCAAGGGCTCGCAGTTGTCGTACTTGCCCAAGACGAAGAAGCCCATCTCGGGCCGCGATGCCGAGGTTGCGCTCAATCTGGCCGAGACCCTCGACGACCACGACGACGTGCAGAACGTCTACGCGGACTTCGACGTCTCCGACGAAGAGCTGGCCCGCATCGCCCAAGCGTGA
- a CDS encoding (2Fe-2S)-binding protein — protein MPTVIFEALDNSDPVHIDAPDGGAIADLCDENDAPVPFSCRSANCGTCRIHVLEGAELLLDAEDEELDVLDVFAVAPPAQRLACQAKMRAGAGTVRIRAVGDDE, from the coding sequence ATGCCTACCGTGATTTTCGAAGCCCTCGACAACAGCGACCCCGTTCATATCGACGCGCCCGATGGCGGCGCCATTGCGGATCTCTGTGATGAAAACGATGCGCCCGTCCCGTTCTCGTGTCGGAGCGCCAACTGCGGCACCTGCCGCATCCACGTGCTCGAAGGAGCCGAACTTCTGCTCGATGCGGAAGACGAGGAGCTCGACGTGCTGGATGTTTTCGCCGTCGCGCCCCCTGCCCAACGTCTCGCCTGCCAGGCGAAGATGCGTGCAGGCGCAGGTACCGTCCGCATTCGGGCCGTCGGCGACGACGAATAG
- a CDS encoding four helix bundle protein: MPHHKLRAYQLALDLLSAVKNAEIRDGKLRDQAMRAAKSAALNIAEAAGRVSPADRARVFAIARGEAMEAAAAVEIAVMSADCEPSAFDACLPIADELLAVLTGLCR, from the coding sequence TTGCCTCATCACAAACTGCGCGCCTACCAACTGGCGTTGGATCTTCTCTCAGCAGTCAAGAACGCCGAGATCCGAGATGGAAAGCTGCGCGATCAGGCGATGCGCGCAGCCAAGAGCGCCGCATTGAACATCGCCGAGGCTGCAGGCCGCGTTTCCCCAGCGGATCGCGCGCGCGTTTTTGCGATCGCTCGCGGCGAAGCCATGGAGGCAGCGGCCGCCGTGGAAATCGCGGTTATGTCCGCAGACTGCGAACCAAGCGCATTCGACGCCTGCTTGCCCATCGCCGACGAGCTCCTCGCCGTGCTCACAGGGCTGTGTCGCTAG
- the ruvC gene encoding crossover junction endodeoxyribonuclease RuvC, with protein MTSLSVLGIDPGTRRLGWGVVTRNGSRLVHVAHGVIAPGDSMPLPDRLVVIERELNAVVGAHRVQCASIESLFFHKDAQAAAKLGHARGVAMLVCARAGLELAEYAPARVKRTLTGRGAADKAQVAQMVRAFLALPAPPASDAADALALAVTHLQNALVNAHLKAVK; from the coding sequence ATGACTTCGCTCAGCGTCCTCGGCATCGATCCGGGGACGCGGCGTCTCGGATGGGGTGTCGTCACCCGGAATGGCTCACGGCTCGTGCACGTTGCGCACGGTGTGATTGCCCCGGGCGACTCGATGCCGCTGCCCGATCGCCTCGTCGTGATCGAGCGCGAGTTGAACGCGGTGGTGGGCGCGCATCGTGTGCAGTGTGCAAGCATCGAGTCGCTGTTCTTCCACAAGGATGCCCAGGCCGCGGCGAAGCTGGGGCACGCGCGCGGTGTGGCGATGCTGGTCTGCGCGCGCGCAGGGCTCGAGCTGGCCGAGTACGCACCCGCCCGCGTGAAGCGAACGCTGACCGGCCGCGGGGCGGCGGACAAGGCGCAAGTGGCTCAGATGGTGCGTGCCTTTCTCGCACTTCCGGCCCCGCCCGCAAGCGACGCGGCCGACGCGCTTGCGCTCGCCGTTACGCACTTGCAAAACGCCCTGGTCAATGCCCATCTGAAAGCCGTGAAATGA
- a CDS encoding site-specific DNA-methyltransferase produces MSTPRIRRALTHVGGKIETGGDRKAAALLAAALDVPSNEGDDSDPARAHVHGFHAYPARMHPLTARRLVEQLAAPGQRVLDPFCGSGTVIVEARLAGRASAGTDLNPLAIKLARRKITPLGPEEAERILAASQTIRQKADERRIARAGATRRLADRDVALFPPHVLLELDSLRAGIEELTDPADAVAKDALYLVLSSLFIKVSQKKSDTSEDAAPRRIAAGYTAKLFFRKTEELVARLGEYAKQLPASPLPARVELDDATKLATVETASIDAIVTSPPYANTYDYLAHHTVRLRWLGLDDRRLERGELGAKRRYAKMHPDAAEEAWIAELTAFLRAAARVMKAGAPLVMLIGDSAVGSRALRADQLVARAAESTKLVPLARATQRRPHFHGPTARAFSEIPRGEHALMLQRS; encoded by the coding sequence ATGTCGACGCCGCGCATTCGGCGGGCGCTGACCCACGTCGGCGGTAAAATCGAAACCGGCGGCGACCGAAAAGCCGCGGCACTCCTCGCGGCGGCGCTCGACGTGCCCAGCAACGAGGGAGACGACAGCGATCCTGCGCGTGCGCACGTGCATGGCTTCCATGCGTACCCTGCGCGGATGCATCCCCTCACCGCACGGCGCCTCGTCGAACAGCTCGCCGCCCCGGGGCAGCGCGTGCTCGACCCGTTCTGCGGCTCGGGGACCGTGATCGTCGAAGCCCGCCTCGCAGGGCGCGCATCGGCGGGCACCGACTTGAACCCGCTCGCGATCAAACTCGCGCGGCGCAAAATCACCCCGCTCGGCCCCGAAGAAGCCGAACGCATCCTCGCCGCATCGCAAACCATTCGACAGAAGGCCGACGAACGCCGCATCGCACGCGCCGGGGCGACGCGAAGACTCGCCGATCGCGACGTGGCCCTCTTCCCGCCGCACGTGCTGCTCGAACTCGACAGCTTGCGCGCGGGCATCGAAGAGCTCACCGATCCCGCCGATGCGGTCGCGAAGGATGCGCTCTACCTCGTGCTCTCGTCGCTCTTCATCAAGGTCAGTCAGAAAAAGAGCGACACCTCGGAGGACGCGGCCCCTCGCCGCATTGCCGCGGGGTACACCGCGAAGCTCTTCTTCCGCAAAACCGAGGAGCTCGTGGCGCGCCTCGGCGAGTACGCCAAGCAACTGCCCGCGTCGCCACTCCCCGCACGCGTCGAGTTGGACGATGCCACCAAGCTCGCCACCGTCGAAACGGCGAGCATCGATGCCATCGTCACGTCACCGCCGTACGCGAACACGTACGACTACCTGGCGCACCATACCGTCCGATTGCGTTGGCTCGGACTCGACGATCGCCGACTCGAACGCGGAGAGCTCGGCGCCAAACGGCGTTACGCGAAGATGCACCCCGATGCGGCCGAGGAAGCATGGATCGCCGAGCTCACCGCGTTCCTTCGCGCCGCTGCGCGCGTGATGAAAGCGGGTGCGCCGCTGGTCATGCTCATTGGCGATTCCGCCGTCGGCTCGCGGGCGTTGCGCGCCGACCAGCTCGTCGCGCGCGCGGCCGAGAGCACCAAGCTCGTTCCCCTCGCGCGCGCCACGCAGCGAAGACCGCATTTTCACGGCCCCACGGCGAGAGCTTTTTCAGAAATTCCGCGTGGGGAGCATGCGCTCATGTTGCAAAGATCGTAA
- a CDS encoding outer membrane lipoprotein carrier protein LolA — protein sequence MRHLRSFAPAAFVSVLALASLSAVTSESHAQSGAPAAAAATPSVDQAVGKVQSFYEKTTSFKAGFNQEYFVKAYNQRKNSRGKVTFAKPGKMEWVYDEPKDNKVVSDGATLRIYEAANKQMFEMPVDKNQQQYAVALSFLTGQGKLTDHFTFEVAGGDKMAFPGGYVLVGTPKVPQPAYTKVFFYVDAASSQVRRVMVLDGQGNRNRFDFENPRINEPVTEGQFKFTPPAGTTVVKP from the coding sequence ATGCGTCACCTTCGTTCTTTCGCCCCCGCCGCGTTCGTCTCCGTTCTCGCGCTGGCCTCGCTGAGCGCCGTTACATCGGAGAGCCACGCGCAGTCCGGTGCGCCGGCCGCCGCGGCAGCCACCCCGTCCGTGGATCAAGCCGTCGGCAAGGTGCAAAGCTTCTACGAGAAGACGACCTCGTTCAAAGCGGGCTTCAACCAGGAATATTTCGTAAAGGCCTACAACCAGCGCAAGAACTCGCGCGGCAAGGTGACCTTCGCGAAGCCGGGCAAGATGGAGTGGGTCTACGACGAGCCCAAAGACAACAAGGTCGTCTCCGACGGCGCCACACTCCGCATCTACGAAGCCGCGAACAAGCAGATGTTCGAGATGCCGGTGGACAAGAACCAGCAGCAATACGCCGTGGCCCTCTCCTTCCTCACGGGCCAAGGCAAGCTCACCGATCACTTCACCTTCGAGGTCGCCGGCGGCGACAAGATGGCCTTCCCCGGCGGCTACGTCCTCGTCGGCACCCCCAAGGTCCCGCAGCCCGCCTACACGAAGGTCTTCTTCTACGTCGACGCCGCCTCCTCCCAAGTCCGCCGCGTCATGGTCCTCGACGGCCAGGGCAATCGCAACCGCTTCGACTTCGAAAATCCGCGCATCAACGAACCGGTCACCGAGGGCCAATTCAAGTTCACGCCCCCGGCGGGGACCACGGTGGTCAAGCCCTAG